A genome region from Rattus norvegicus strain BN/NHsdMcwi chromosome 17, GRCr8, whole genome shotgun sequence includes the following:
- the Ggps1 gene encoding geranylgeranyl pyrophosphate synthase isoform X3 yields the protein MEKTKEKAERILLEPYKYLLQLPGKQVRTKLSQAFNHWLKVPEDKLQIIIEVTEMLHNASLLIDDIEDSSKLRRGFPVAHSIYGVPSVINSANYVYFLGLEKVLTLDHPDAVKLFTRQLLELHQGQGLDIYWRDTYTCPTEEEYKAMVLQKTGGLFGLAVGLMQLFSDYKEDLKPLLDTLGLFFQIRDDYANLHSKEYSENKSFCEDLTEGKFSFPTIHAIWSRPESTQVLLCNSSWPRTPGSISLASASSSARIKCVSYHDAWQRLC from the exons atggagaaaactAAAGAGAAAGCTGAAAGAATTCTTCTAGAGCCTTATAAGTACTTACTTCAATTACCAG GTAAACAGGTGAGAACCAAACTTTCACAGGCATTTAATCACTGGCTGAAAGTTCCAGAAGACAAGCTACAG ATTATCATTGAAGTGACTGAAATGTTGCATAATGCCAGTTTACTCATTGATGATATTGAAGACAGTTCAAAGCTCCGACGTGGTTTTCCAGTTGCTCACAGCATCTATGGTGTCCCATCTGTCATTAACTCTGCCAATTATGTCTACTTCCTTGGCCTGGAAAAAGTCTTAACACTTGATCACCCAGATGCAGTGAAGCTTTTCACACGACAGCTTTTGGAACTTCATCAGGGACAAGGCCTAGATATTTACTGGAGAGATACCTACACTTGTCCGACTGAAGAAGAATATAAAGCCATGGTGTTGCAGAAGACAGGTGGCTTGTTTGGATTAGCCGTAGGCCTCATGCAGTTGTTCTCTGACTACAAAGAAGATCTAAAGCCACTGCTGGACACACTTGGGCTCTTCTTCCAGATTAGAGATGATTACGCCAATCTACACTCCAAAGAATACAGTGAAAACAAAAGTTTCTGTGAAGACCTGACAGAAGGAAAGTTCTCATTTCCTACTATTCATGCCATTTGGTCAAGGCCAGAAAGCACCCAG gtttTACTATGCAAttctagctggcctagaactccagGATCTATTAGCCTGGCTTCTGCCTCTTCAAGTGCTAGAATCAAATGTGTGTCCTACCATGATGCCTGGCAAAGACTGT GTTAA
- the Ggps1 gene encoding geranylgeranyl pyrophosphate synthase isoform X4, with amino-acid sequence MEKTKEKAERILLEPYKYLLQLPGKQVRTKLSQAFNHWLKVPEDKLQIIIEVTEMLHNASLLIDDIEDSSKLRRGFPVAHSIYGVPSVINSANYVYFLGLEKVLTLDHPDAVKLFTRQLLELHQGQGLDIYWRDTYTCPTEEEYKAMVLQKTGGLFGLAVGLMQLFSDYKEDLKPLLDTLGLFFQIRDDYANLHSKEYSENKSFCEDLTEGKFSFPTIHAIWSRPESTQVLLCNSSWPRTPGSISLASASSSARIKCVSYHDAWQRL; translated from the exons atggagaaaactAAAGAGAAAGCTGAAAGAATTCTTCTAGAGCCTTATAAGTACTTACTTCAATTACCAG GTAAACAGGTGAGAACCAAACTTTCACAGGCATTTAATCACTGGCTGAAAGTTCCAGAAGACAAGCTACAG ATTATCATTGAAGTGACTGAAATGTTGCATAATGCCAGTTTACTCATTGATGATATTGAAGACAGTTCAAAGCTCCGACGTGGTTTTCCAGTTGCTCACAGCATCTATGGTGTCCCATCTGTCATTAACTCTGCCAATTATGTCTACTTCCTTGGCCTGGAAAAAGTCTTAACACTTGATCACCCAGATGCAGTGAAGCTTTTCACACGACAGCTTTTGGAACTTCATCAGGGACAAGGCCTAGATATTTACTGGAGAGATACCTACACTTGTCCGACTGAAGAAGAATATAAAGCCATGGTGTTGCAGAAGACAGGTGGCTTGTTTGGATTAGCCGTAGGCCTCATGCAGTTGTTCTCTGACTACAAAGAAGATCTAAAGCCACTGCTGGACACACTTGGGCTCTTCTTCCAGATTAGAGATGATTACGCCAATCTACACTCCAAAGAATACAGTGAAAACAAAAGTTTCTGTGAAGACCTGACAGAAGGAAAGTTCTCATTTCCTACTATTCATGCCATTTGGTCAAGGCCAGAAAGCACCCAG gtttTACTATGCAAttctagctggcctagaactccagGATCTATTAGCCTGGCTTCTGCCTCTTCAAGTGCTAGAATCAAATGTGTGTCCTACCATGATGCCTGGCAAAGACTGT AA
- the Ggps1 gene encoding geranylgeranyl pyrophosphate synthase isoform X1: MEKTKEKAERILLEPYKYLLQLPGKQVRTKLSQAFNHWLKVPEDKLQIIIEVTEMLHNASLLIDDIEDSSKLRRGFPVAHSIYGVPSVINSANYVYFLGLEKVLTLDHPDAVKLFTRQLLELHQGQGLDIYWRDTYTCPTEEEYKAMVLQKTGGLFGLAVGLMQLFSDYKEDLKPLLDTLGLFFQIRDDYANLHSKEYSENKSFCEDLTEGKFSFPTIHAIWSRPESTQVQNILRQRTENIDIKKYCVQYLEDVGSFEYTRYTLRELEAKAYKQIEACGGNPSLVALVKHLSKMFTEENE, translated from the exons atggagaaaactAAAGAGAAAGCTGAAAGAATTCTTCTAGAGCCTTATAAGTACTTACTTCAATTACCAG GTAAACAGGTGAGAACCAAACTTTCACAGGCATTTAATCACTGGCTGAAAGTTCCAGAAGACAAGCTACAG ATTATCATTGAAGTGACTGAAATGTTGCATAATGCCAGTTTACTCATTGATGATATTGAAGACAGTTCAAAGCTCCGACGTGGTTTTCCAGTTGCTCACAGCATCTATGGTGTCCCATCTGTCATTAACTCTGCCAATTATGTCTACTTCCTTGGCCTGGAAAAAGTCTTAACACTTGATCACCCAGATGCAGTGAAGCTTTTCACACGACAGCTTTTGGAACTTCATCAGGGACAAGGCCTAGATATTTACTGGAGAGATACCTACACTTGTCCGACTGAAGAAGAATATAAAGCCATGGTGTTGCAGAAGACAGGTGGCTTGTTTGGATTAGCCGTAGGCCTCATGCAGTTGTTCTCTGACTACAAAGAAGATCTAAAGCCACTGCTGGACACACTTGGGCTCTTCTTCCAGATTAGAGATGATTACGCCAATCTACACTCCAAAGAATACAGTGAAAACAAAAGTTTCTGTGAAGACCTGACAGAAGGAAAGTTCTCATTTCCTACTATTCATGCCATTTGGTCAAGGCCAGAAAGCACCCAGGTACAGAACATCCTGCGccaaagaacagaaaatataGACATTAAAAAGTACTGTGTGCAGTACCTGGAGGATGTAGGTTCTTTTGAATATACGCGATACACTCTTAGAGAGCTCGAAGCTAAAGCCTACAAACAAATCGAGGCCTGCGGTGGGAACCCTTCACTAGTGGCTTTAGTCAAGCATTTAAGTAAGATgttcacagaagaaaatgaataa
- the Ggps1 gene encoding geranylgeranyl pyrophosphate synthase isoform X2, with amino-acid sequence MEKTKEKAERILLEPYKYLLQLPGKQVRTKLSQAFNHWLKVPEDKLQIIIEVTEMLHNASLLIDDIEDSSKLRRGFPVAHSIYGVPSVINSANYVYFLGLEKVLTLDHPDAVKLFTRQLLELHQGQGLDIYWRDTYTCPTEEEYKAMVLQKTGGLFGLAVGLMQLFSDYKEDLKPLLDTLGLFFQIRDDYANLHSKEYSENKSFCEDLTEGKFSFPTIHAIWSRPESTQVLLCNSSWPRTPGSISLASASSSARIKCVSYHDAWQRLYRLKRSLEEWIGN; translated from the exons atggagaaaactAAAGAGAAAGCTGAAAGAATTCTTCTAGAGCCTTATAAGTACTTACTTCAATTACCAG GTAAACAGGTGAGAACCAAACTTTCACAGGCATTTAATCACTGGCTGAAAGTTCCAGAAGACAAGCTACAG ATTATCATTGAAGTGACTGAAATGTTGCATAATGCCAGTTTACTCATTGATGATATTGAAGACAGTTCAAAGCTCCGACGTGGTTTTCCAGTTGCTCACAGCATCTATGGTGTCCCATCTGTCATTAACTCTGCCAATTATGTCTACTTCCTTGGCCTGGAAAAAGTCTTAACACTTGATCACCCAGATGCAGTGAAGCTTTTCACACGACAGCTTTTGGAACTTCATCAGGGACAAGGCCTAGATATTTACTGGAGAGATACCTACACTTGTCCGACTGAAGAAGAATATAAAGCCATGGTGTTGCAGAAGACAGGTGGCTTGTTTGGATTAGCCGTAGGCCTCATGCAGTTGTTCTCTGACTACAAAGAAGATCTAAAGCCACTGCTGGACACACTTGGGCTCTTCTTCCAGATTAGAGATGATTACGCCAATCTACACTCCAAAGAATACAGTGAAAACAAAAGTTTCTGTGAAGACCTGACAGAAGGAAAGTTCTCATTTCCTACTATTCATGCCATTTGGTCAAGGCCAGAAAGCACCCAG gtttTACTATGCAAttctagctggcctagaactccagGATCTATTAGCCTGGCTTCTGCCTCTTCAAGTGCTAGAATCAAATGTGTGTCCTACCATGATGCCTGGCAAAGACTGT ATAGGTTAAAAAGGAGTCTGGAGGAATGGATTGgtaattaa
- the Ggps1 gene encoding geranylgeranyl pyrophosphate synthase isoform X5 produces MLHNASLLIDDIEDSSKLRRGFPVAHSIYGVPSVINSANYVYFLGLEKVLTLDHPDAVKLFTRQLLELHQGQGLDIYWRDTYTCPTEEEYKAMVLQKTGGLFGLAVGLMQLFSDYKEDLKPLLDTLGLFFQIRDDYANLHSKEYSENKSFCEDLTEGKFSFPTIHAIWSRPESTQVQNILRQRTENIDIKKYCVQYLEDVGSFEYTRYTLRELEAKAYKQIEACGGNPSLVALVKHLSKMFTEENE; encoded by the coding sequence ATGTTGCATAATGCCAGTTTACTCATTGATGATATTGAAGACAGTTCAAAGCTCCGACGTGGTTTTCCAGTTGCTCACAGCATCTATGGTGTCCCATCTGTCATTAACTCTGCCAATTATGTCTACTTCCTTGGCCTGGAAAAAGTCTTAACACTTGATCACCCAGATGCAGTGAAGCTTTTCACACGACAGCTTTTGGAACTTCATCAGGGACAAGGCCTAGATATTTACTGGAGAGATACCTACACTTGTCCGACTGAAGAAGAATATAAAGCCATGGTGTTGCAGAAGACAGGTGGCTTGTTTGGATTAGCCGTAGGCCTCATGCAGTTGTTCTCTGACTACAAAGAAGATCTAAAGCCACTGCTGGACACACTTGGGCTCTTCTTCCAGATTAGAGATGATTACGCCAATCTACACTCCAAAGAATACAGTGAAAACAAAAGTTTCTGTGAAGACCTGACAGAAGGAAAGTTCTCATTTCCTACTATTCATGCCATTTGGTCAAGGCCAGAAAGCACCCAGGTACAGAACATCCTGCGccaaagaacagaaaatataGACATTAAAAAGTACTGTGTGCAGTACCTGGAGGATGTAGGTTCTTTTGAATATACGCGATACACTCTTAGAGAGCTCGAAGCTAAAGCCTACAAACAAATCGAGGCCTGCGGTGGGAACCCTTCACTAGTGGCTTTAGTCAAGCATTTAAGTAAGATgttcacagaagaaaatgaataa